In a single window of the Methanolobus psychrophilus R15 genome:
- a CDS encoding monomethylamine corrinoid protein produces MSKQEILDNLRDAIITQNINGTVEATKAALAAGISAVEAIDGGLAMGMKIVGDKFEAAEIYLPQIMMSAKAMNAAMEILTPELAKEKVGEGVGMAITYVQEGDIHDIGHRLVSTMLGANGFKILDLGVDVPNETLVEEIKKNKGGKVLLVGSALMTTSMLGQKDTVEILKEEGLRDSVKIMFGGAPVSQKWIAEIGADATAENAADAARVALGLMK; encoded by the coding sequence ATGTCAAAACAAGAAATCTTAGACAATCTTAGAGACGCAATTATCACGCAGAATATCAACGGTACTGTAGAGGCCACAAAGGCAGCTCTGGCTGCAGGTATATCGGCAGTCGAGGCTATCGATGGCGGCCTTGCAATGGGAATGAAGATAGTTGGTGACAAATTCGAGGCAGCAGAGATCTATCTCCCTCAGATCATGATGTCTGCAAAGGCTATGAACGCTGCAATGGAGATACTCACTCCGGAGCTAGCAAAAGAGAAGGTTGGCGAGGGTGTTGGAATGGCCATCACTTACGTCCAGGAGGGTGACATTCACGATATCGGCCACAGGCTTGTATCAACAATGCTAGGTGCGAACGGCTTCAAGATATTAGATCTGGGCGTCGATGTTCCAAATGAGACTCTTGTGGAAGAGATCAAGAAGAACAAGGGTGGAAAAGTACTTCTTGTAGGTTCTGCTCTCATGACAACTTCCATGCTCGGACAGAAGGACACAGTAGAAATACTCAAGGAAGAAGGCCTTAGAGACTCCGTCAAAATAATGTTCGGTGGCGCACCTGTATCCCAGAAATGGATCGCAGAGATCGGAGCTGACGCAACAGCAGAGAATGCAGCAGATGCAGCACGTGTCGCACTGGGACTGATGAAATAA
- the argS gene encoding arginyl-tRNA synthetase produces MFLEFKKQVTSVLTDALASMGLQAEDLGLEPSQHADIASKVAFRLASQARQNPAELARKIADAVFLPDGSLIGKVTAIGPYINIDASCDYVDETVFRIRAETSDFGGGFCNGRILLEHTSANPNGPLHVGHIRNSIIGDTLKRVLIRAGYDVETQYYVNDMGRQIAIVSWALSRFKFDTSRKPDHAIADVYIKANVELTEDPAKVDEIDRLMQLVEKGDEKTIKGFDEAVSLAIAGIRETLLRMNVQHDSFPHESGFIRSGAVTRIIEEVKATGKTEVDKGALVVDLSDYGFEKTLVIQRTDGTSLYTTRDLAYHEWKSERADRMIDVLGADHKLISGQLKATLRLIGKPEPEIVIFEFVSLPEGSMSTRRGKFISADDLLDQIEKQAYIEVDKRRPEMSEEFKKEVARTVGIGAVRYDIVKVSPEKSTVFDWEEALDFEKQGGPFIQYSHARACNILKKAEEDGLWDPESPIDPSLLVEDTEVSLVKKMASFDSVLETSARELKPNAIAIYARELAESFNQFYRFVPVLSAEDNDIRASRLALVDCARIVLASTLDTLGLGAPESM; encoded by the coding sequence GTGTTCCTTGAGTTTAAAAAACAGGTCACTTCAGTTCTTACGGATGCCCTTGCCTCCATGGGCCTGCAGGCAGAAGACCTTGGGCTGGAGCCTTCCCAGCATGCGGATATAGCTTCAAAGGTAGCCTTCAGGCTTGCCTCCCAGGCCAGGCAGAACCCTGCGGAGCTTGCCCGGAAAATAGCAGATGCTGTTTTTCTTCCCGATGGCTCTCTCATTGGCAAGGTGACGGCAATAGGTCCCTATATCAATATAGATGCATCATGCGACTATGTGGATGAGACTGTCTTCAGGATAAGGGCAGAGACCTCAGATTTCGGAGGCGGTTTCTGCAATGGACGTATCCTTCTGGAGCACACGTCTGCAAATCCTAACGGACCTTTGCATGTGGGCCATATACGCAACTCCATTATCGGAGACACTCTCAAGAGAGTTCTCATAAGGGCAGGGTATGATGTGGAGACCCAGTATTACGTAAATGATATGGGTCGCCAGATAGCTATCGTTTCGTGGGCTCTCTCACGTTTTAAGTTTGATACATCCAGAAAGCCCGATCATGCGATTGCAGATGTTTACATCAAGGCCAATGTCGAACTGACCGAGGACCCTGCAAAGGTAGATGAGATTGACAGGCTTATGCAGCTCGTAGAAAAGGGTGATGAGAAGACCATCAAAGGGTTTGATGAAGCTGTCTCCCTGGCTATAGCAGGTATCAGGGAAACCCTGCTGCGTATGAACGTACAGCACGACAGTTTCCCCCATGAGTCTGGTTTTATCCGCTCAGGCGCAGTTACCAGGATAATAGAAGAAGTTAAGGCCACAGGAAAGACTGAGGTCGATAAGGGTGCACTTGTAGTTGACCTTTCAGATTATGGTTTTGAGAAGACCCTTGTCATACAGCGCACCGATGGCACATCCCTCTATACCACACGTGACCTCGCCTACCATGAATGGAAAAGCGAGAGAGCTGACCGGATGATAGATGTGCTGGGAGCCGATCATAAGCTCATATCGGGACAACTCAAGGCAACCCTAAGACTGATAGGCAAACCTGAGCCTGAGATTGTTATATTCGAGTTCGTATCACTACCAGAAGGCTCAATGAGCACACGCAGGGGCAAGTTCATTTCAGCTGACGACCTTCTGGACCAGATAGAGAAACAGGCCTACATTGAAGTCGACAAGCGTCGCCCGGAGATGTCGGAAGAGTTCAAGAAGGAAGTTGCAAGGACCGTGGGAATAGGTGCTGTCAGGTACGACATTGTAAAAGTCTCTCCTGAGAAATCCACTGTCTTTGACTGGGAAGAAGCCCTCGATTTTGAGAAGCAGGGGGGGCCGTTCATACAGTACTCCCATGCGCGTGCATGTAATATCCTGAAGAAAGCAGAGGAAGACGGCTTGTGGGATCCCGAGTCCCCAATAGACCCTTCGCTATTGGTTGAGGATACGGAAGTGAGCCTTGTCAAGAAGATGGCTTCTTTTGACAGCGTTCTTGAAACTTCCGCAAGGGAACTGAAGCCTAATGCTATTGCTATATATGCAAGGGAGCTTGCCGAATCCTTCAACCAGTTCTATAGGTTCGTGCCTGTGCTTAGTGCAGAGGATAACGATATAAGGGCCAGCAGGCTGGCGCTGGTTGACTGCGCAAGGATAGTGCTTGCAAGCACCCTGGATACGCTGGGATTGGGTGCGCCTGAATCCATGTGA
- the mtmB1 gene encoding monomethylamine corrinoid methyltransferase, translated as MICSDSHEVSQLNELKIDLDAISVIAHYNANSDIIMDEQMPIFGGYAGGIEETAIVDIATHLNAFVMSNATWHLDGPVHIRWGSTNTRETLMIAGWTCATISEFTDILSGNQYYPCAGPCTEMCLLEASAQAITDTASGREILSGVAAAKGVVQDKTTGMEARMMGQAAKATAGMEIEEVNKIIDNLVKMYEKNYATAPQGKTFQECYDVKTITPTEEYVTVYEGARKKLENLGLVF; from the coding sequence ATGATCTGCAGTGACAGCCACGAGGTCTCACAGCTCAATGAGCTCAAGATCGACCTCGATGCAATAAGTGTGATCGCACACTACAATGCTAACAGTGACATCATCATGGATGAGCAGATGCCCATCTTCGGTGGCTATGCCGGAGGCATAGAAGAGACTGCTATCGTTGATATCGCAACCCACCTCAATGCCTTTGTGATGAGCAATGCAACCTGGCACCTTGACGGTCCGGTGCACATCCGCTGGGGATCGACCAACACTAGGGAAACCCTGATGATCGCAGGCTGGACCTGTGCAACCATCTCAGAGTTCACTGACATCCTCTCAGGCAACCAGTACTATCCATGTGCAGGTCCGTGTACCGAGATGTGTCTGCTGGAAGCTTCAGCACAGGCCATCACTGACACAGCATCCGGCCGTGAGATTCTCTCAGGTGTCGCAGCAGCCAAGGGTGTCGTCCAGGACAAGACCACAGGTATGGAAGCCAGGATGATGGGACAGGCAGCCAAGGCAACCGCAGGCATGGAAATAGAAGAGGTCAACAAGATAATCGACAATCTCGTCAAGATGTACGAGAAGAACTACGCAACCGCACCTCAGGGTAAGACGTTCCAGGAATGTTATGATGTCAAGACCATAACACCCACTGAAGAATACGTCACGGTCTATGAGGGCGCACGCAAGAAGCTCGAGAACCTTGGACTGGTATTCTAA
- a CDS encoding monomethylamine methyltransferase MtmB, with amino-acid sequence MEKENGKKDLYQVDPVLFSLSGVKMQNMYKYLKSAIEGVNRTEKQHDLLVFKKSEELALKYDIKYDGKSFVPDDLELADATFEAGIELLHSVGVYCKSTGKVIQIDEEDILKSLNVTNPLEIGRLKEKVTVPHRYPMASIPPVIIGGPMGGSISEENFLYINLSAVLENVVQGIYSGAMKQFCGEYIRPKSPLELLAVLKAARNERLATKIGGREGLALMGPSTPTLPTSYLLVSSDELYSSADPQEVYMDDLKTDYETLSKCIFHQEHGNHYISGQVPVFGGPCIGSAEGLAIIDVAETLQSKVLAHSSIHGSGAVHSETGSSSAKEILWASNLASLAISRNMNYYTARYYWNAAGICTEMMFYETAAQAIGDTVCGRDILMGPAGARGGVPDHSSGLESRFMGEIAQMATHLSLSEANRLVAKIYSRYEDKLSNPPAGKTFDKCYRIRSEYDLEPTEEYTSIYRKVSYEIMGHFPEGVA; translated from the coding sequence ATGGAAAAAGAAAATGGAAAGAAGGACCTATATCAAGTAGATCCTGTTCTTTTTTCATTATCAGGTGTCAAGATGCAAAACATGTACAAGTACCTCAAAAGTGCAATTGAGGGAGTTAACAGGACCGAAAAACAGCATGATCTTCTGGTTTTCAAAAAATCAGAAGAGCTTGCTTTGAAATATGATATAAAATATGACGGGAAAAGTTTCGTACCTGATGACCTTGAACTTGCAGATGCGACTTTTGAAGCAGGCATAGAACTTTTGCATTCCGTAGGCGTATACTGCAAAAGCACAGGAAAAGTTATCCAGATAGATGAAGAGGACATACTGAAATCCCTTAATGTAACAAACCCCCTGGAGATAGGACGGCTGAAAGAGAAAGTGACCGTACCTCACAGGTATCCGATGGCATCCATTCCTCCTGTGATCATCGGCGGGCCAATGGGAGGAAGCATATCTGAAGAGAACTTCCTCTACATCAACCTGAGCGCAGTACTTGAAAATGTAGTCCAGGGCATTTATAGCGGTGCAATGAAACAGTTCTGCGGCGAATATATCAGGCCAAAGAGCCCCCTGGAGCTGCTTGCAGTCCTGAAAGCCGCAAGGAACGAAAGGCTTGCCACAAAGATTGGTGGACGCGAAGGGCTGGCTCTGATGGGCCCCAGCACACCCACACTTCCTACCTCATACCTGCTTGTATCATCGGATGAGCTTTACTCCAGTGCCGATCCGCAGGAGGTCTATATGGATGACCTGAAGACAGATTACGAAACACTGTCCAAGTGCATTTTCCATCAGGAGCATGGCAATCACTATATCTCCGGCCAGGTACCGGTGTTTGGCGGGCCCTGCATTGGCTCGGCTGAAGGGCTGGCAATAATAGACGTGGCTGAAACCCTGCAGTCAAAAGTGCTTGCACACTCCAGCATTCACGGCTCCGGAGCTGTGCATTCAGAAACAGGCTCATCCTCTGCAAAAGAGATACTCTGGGCTTCCAACCTTGCCTCACTTGCGATATCCCGTAACATGAACTATTATACTGCAAGATACTACTGGAACGCAGCCGGCATCTGCACCGAAATGATGTTCTATGAGACCGCCGCCCAGGCCATTGGAGATACCGTCTGCGGCAGGGATATCCTCATGGGACCTGCAGGAGCACGTGGAGGAGTACCTGACCACTCATCGGGCCTGGAATCCAGGTTCATGGGCGAGATAGCCCAGATGGCAACTCACCTGTCACTCTCAGAAGCCAACCGTCTGGTAGCCAAAATATACTCAAGGTACGAGGATAAACTGAGCAATCCACCAGCCGGAAAAACCTTTGACAAATGCTACAGGATAAGATCCGAATACGACCTCGAACCTACAGAAGAATATACATCCATTTACAGGAAAGTATCTTATGAGATAATGGGACATTTCCCGGAAGGAGTGGCTTGA
- a CDS encoding tRNA-modifying enzyme: protein MQDEGACYKAAFYGIESHRCLQMTPTLMCNQRCLHCWRPTEVDVSMPVEWDSPVEIVGSCIESQRKLISGFGGSALKERWMEGNDPRHVAISLSGEPTLFPHLPELIEEFKKQGLTTFVVSNGTNPKMMERINPSQLYMSLEAPDRETYEKVCGPKSADLWERIGHSLEILREKETRTVIRITLIKDLNMFNHEGYAELMRKAEPDYIEVKAYMHLGFSRKRLPREAMPSHQEVLDFSDKLANLLGYRIADDVEISRVVLISKDGTVSPLV, encoded by the coding sequence ATGCAGGACGAGGGTGCATGCTATAAGGCTGCTTTCTATGGTATCGAGTCCCACAGATGTCTGCAGATGACGCCTACGCTTATGTGTAACCAGAGATGTCTGCACTGCTGGAGACCCACCGAGGTGGATGTGTCAATGCCTGTGGAATGGGACTCTCCAGTGGAAATAGTGGGGTCTTGCATTGAGTCACAGAGAAAACTCATATCAGGCTTTGGCGGGTCTGCCCTCAAAGAGCGCTGGATGGAAGGGAACGACCCCAGGCATGTGGCAATATCACTTTCAGGGGAACCCACTCTTTTTCCACACCTTCCGGAACTCATTGAAGAGTTCAAAAAGCAGGGGCTCACTACTTTCGTTGTGAGCAACGGGACCAATCCTAAGATGATGGAGCGTATAAACCCGTCCCAGCTTTACATGAGCCTGGAGGCTCCTGACAGGGAAACCTACGAGAAGGTCTGCGGTCCCAAATCAGCGGACCTCTGGGAAAGGATAGGACATTCCCTTGAGATCCTCAGGGAAAAGGAAACCAGGACAGTTATACGTATAACGCTCATAAAAGACCTTAATATGTTCAACCACGAAGGCTACGCAGAACTAATGCGTAAAGCAGAACCTGATTATATCGAGGTGAAGGCTTACATGCACCTGGGTTTCTCAAGGAAGAGGCTTCCCCGTGAAGCGATGCCCTCCCACCAGGAAGTACTTGATTTCTCGGATAAACTTGCAAACCTGCTTGGATATAGGATCGCTGACGATGTTGAGATAAGCAGGGTCGTGTTAATCTCTAAAGACGGCACCGTTTCCCCTCTGGTATGA
- a CDS encoding peptide chain release factor 1 codes for MSEQSAHSKYEFKKKLEELRTKKGRGTELISLYIPPTKQISDITSQLRTEHGQAANIKSKVTKDNVQGAVESLLSRLRYVEVPENGIVFFTGAVDIGANKTNMETTIVEPPQPIITYRYHCDSSFYLEPLEEMLRDAKTYGLLVLDRREATVGLLVGKHIEAFRHMTSSVPGKQRKGGQSAHRFQQLRLIAIHEFFKRIGESASEVFMGVNQKDFEGVLIGGPSPTKEEFEAGEFFHHEIQKKMLGMFDIAYTDESGLSELVNAASEKLSDLDLMVEKKLVQRFLKELVSDSGKAAYGEAQVRQNLSMGAVEVLLISEGLRAERITLRCPTGDYENKITRDFKPGEHPDASGTCPVCGTHLEVVERADIVDELSELADQMATNVEFVSTDFDEGSQLFNAFGGIVAILRFNTGV; via the coding sequence ATGTCAGAACAATCTGCTCATTCTAAATATGAATTCAAAAAGAAGCTCGAGGAACTGCGTACCAAGAAAGGTCGCGGTACAGAGCTGATCTCTCTCTATATCCCTCCTACTAAGCAAATATCCGATATCACCTCCCAGCTCAGGACAGAGCACGGTCAGGCGGCCAACATCAAGTCCAAGGTGACAAAGGATAATGTCCAGGGTGCTGTGGAATCCCTGCTTTCCAGACTGAGGTATGTGGAAGTTCCGGAGAACGGCATTGTGTTCTTCACAGGTGCCGTTGATATAGGCGCTAATAAGACAAACATGGAGACTACGATAGTTGAGCCACCCCAGCCAATCATCACTTACAGGTATCATTGTGATTCCTCGTTCTACCTTGAGCCTCTTGAGGAAATGTTGAGGGACGCCAAGACCTACGGCCTGCTAGTGCTTGACAGAAGGGAAGCTACAGTCGGCCTGCTGGTAGGTAAACACATAGAGGCTTTCAGGCACATGACATCTTCCGTCCCAGGAAAACAGAGGAAAGGAGGTCAGAGTGCCCACAGGTTCCAGCAGCTCAGACTCATCGCTATTCATGAGTTTTTCAAACGCATAGGTGAGTCTGCCAGCGAAGTCTTTATGGGTGTGAACCAAAAAGACTTCGAAGGTGTGCTCATCGGCGGCCCTTCCCCAACAAAAGAGGAGTTTGAGGCAGGTGAGTTCTTCCACCATGAGATACAGAAGAAGATGCTCGGGATGTTCGATATCGCCTATACTGATGAATCCGGACTCTCAGAGCTTGTTAACGCCGCAAGTGAAAAACTTTCGGACCTCGACCTGATGGTTGAGAAGAAGCTGGTGCAGCGATTCCTGAAAGAGCTCGTATCCGATTCAGGGAAAGCCGCATACGGCGAGGCCCAGGTACGGCAAAATCTGAGTATGGGTGCCGTGGAGGTGCTGCTGATATCCGAAGGTCTCAGGGCTGAACGGATAACCCTGCGCTGTCCTACGGGCGACTACGAGAATAAAATCACAAGGGACTTCAAGCCGGGTGAGCACCCGGACGCTTCAGGTACATGCCCTGTATGTGGCACCCATCTCGAGGTTGTTGAGAGGGCCGATATCGTCGATGAACTATCCGAGCTTGCTGACCAGATGGCCACTAATGTGGAATTCGTCTCAACCGACTTTGACGAGGGTTCCCAGCTCTTCAACGCATTTGGCGGGATCGTGGCAATACTGAGGTTCAATACGGGTGTATGA
- a CDS encoding methylamine-specific methylcobalamin:coenzyme M methyltransferase: MVEYTPKERLARALKGQPVDRMPAVSFTQTGTVEQMEACGAFWPEANEDARKMAALAEAGHTVVGFEAVRVPFDITAEAEFFGCKIKPGTREQQPSVVGHVVKDVADIEKLKGYDINKGRISVVCDAIKILADKYGKELPIMGSMIGPFSLAQHMNGDDWFMTIFTDEAFGLALMEFTTEFNIAYAKKMAENGADTMVIIDPTASAQLIGAQFYEKFVVPYHKKIVDAMRELNVATVLHICGDTTQGLALMESSGVDAISVDQNVDVATAVSKVDKAIIVGNLDPVNVLWNQTPEVVKEASQKVLDAGVGLLAPGCGIVSKTPTENLRAMVGMAKSHKY, translated from the coding sequence ATGGTTGAATATACCCCCAAAGAACGATTGGCACGCGCCCTTAAAGGACAGCCTGTGGACAGGATGCCTGCTGTCTCATTTACACAGACAGGCACAGTAGAACAGATGGAAGCCTGCGGAGCCTTCTGGCCCGAGGCGAACGAAGATGCCCGGAAGATGGCAGCACTTGCAGAAGCAGGCCACACGGTCGTGGGCTTTGAAGCTGTGCGTGTTCCTTTTGATATCACTGCAGAGGCCGAGTTCTTCGGCTGCAAGATCAAGCCCGGCACCAGGGAGCAGCAGCCCTCCGTTGTCGGTCATGTGGTAAAGGATGTCGCAGACATTGAGAAGCTTAAGGGTTACGACATCAACAAAGGCAGGATCAGTGTCGTGTGCGATGCTATAAAGATACTGGCAGACAAGTATGGCAAGGAACTCCCGATCATGGGAAGCATGATCGGGCCTTTCTCCCTTGCCCAGCACATGAATGGTGACGACTGGTTCATGACCATCTTCACCGATGAGGCATTCGGGCTGGCCCTTATGGAGTTCACGACCGAATTCAACATTGCCTATGCAAAGAAGATGGCTGAGAACGGTGCGGATACAATGGTCATCATCGACCCCACAGCAAGTGCCCAGCTCATTGGCGCCCAGTTCTATGAAAAGTTCGTGGTCCCTTACCACAAAAAAATAGTCGATGCAATGCGTGAGCTCAATGTAGCCACTGTACTGCACATCTGCGGTGACACCACTCAGGGCCTGGCCCTTATGGAGTCTTCCGGTGTGGACGCCATCAGTGTTGACCAGAACGTGGATGTTGCAACCGCTGTGAGCAAGGTGGACAAGGCTATTATCGTGGGTAACCTCGATCCTGTAAATGTTCTCTGGAACCAGACACCTGAAGTTGTAAAGGAAGCATCACAGAAAGTGCTAGATGCAGGCGTGGGATTACTGGCTCCAGGATGTGGTATTGTCAGCAAGACGCCTACTGAGAACCTCAGGGCAATGGTCGGGATGGCGAAAAGCCATAAATACTGA
- a CDS encoding Monomethylamine methyltransferase mtmB2, with translation MMEKLFKAGFDMLLECGIFCTDTSRVVKYTEDEIWDAINNVQKEFVLGTGRDAVNVRKRKVGDKRKPIIQGGPTGSPISEDMFMPVHMSYALEKEVDTIVNGVMMTVRGKPTIPKSPYEILAAKTETRLIKTAAAMAGRPGMGI, from the coding sequence ATGATGGAGAAACTGTTCAAGGCCGGTTTTGACATGCTGCTTGAATGCGGTATCTTCTGTACCGATACAAGCCGTGTAGTAAAATACACCGAGGACGAGATATGGGACGCTATCAACAATGTCCAGAAGGAGTTCGTGCTGGGTACTGGCAGGGATGCTGTAAACGTCCGCAAGAGAAAGGTCGGCGATAAGCGCAAGCCCATAATTCAGGGCGGTCCGACAGGTTCCCCAATATCAGAAGACATGTTCATGCCGGTTCACATGAGCTACGCACTTGAGAAGGAAGTAGACACCATTGTCAACGGTGTAATGATGACAGTGCGCGGAAAACCGACAATACCCAAGAGCCCCTACGAGATCCTTGCAGCCAAGACCGAGACAAGGCTTATCAAAACCGCAGCAGCAATGGCCGGCAGACCTGGCATGGGTATATAG
- a CDS encoding dimethylamine — protein sequence MGMPITHIMTSGMSGIRAAGDLVARMEMSKSMRVGDAKNYVAKKLGVSTLDLSDEYVMRDLREELGIGVITSVAGAPKGIAAKMNIEKLLDIKINCCEKFRQKIR from the coding sequence ATGGGTATGCCGATCACTCACATAATGACCTCCGGTATGAGCGGTATCAGGGCAGCAGGCGACCTTGTAGCAAGGATGGAAATGTCAAAGAGCATGCGCGTCGGTGACGCAAAGAACTATGTTGCAAAGAAACTCGGTGTTTCCACACTTGACCTCAGCGATGAGTACGTCATGAGGGACCTTAGGGAAGAACTGGGCATCGGTGTCATAACATCTGTTGCAGGAGCTCCAAAGGGAATTGCAGCAAAGATGAATATCGAGAAACTGCTGGACATCAAGATAAACTGCTGTGAGAAATTCAGGCAAAAGATCAGATGA
- the mtmB2 gene encoding monomethylamine corrinoid methyltransferase, with product MTFRKSVDCYEFYDRAKKGEKMSQDDWDLMTIPMKSMELKQKYGIDFKGEFVPTDKDMMEKLFKAGFDMLLECGIFCTDTSRVVKYTEDEIWDAINNVQKEFVLGTGRDAVNVRKRKVGDKRKPIIQGGPTGSPISEDMFMPVHMSYALEKEVDTIVNGVMMTVRGKPTIPKSPYEILAAKTETRLIKTAAAMAGRPGMGI from the coding sequence ATGACATTCAGAAAATCAGTTGATTGCTACGAGTTCTATGACCGTGCAAAGAAGGGAGAGAAAATGTCCCAGGATGACTGGGACCTCATGACAATTCCAATGAAGTCAATGGAGCTCAAGCAGAAGTACGGTATCGACTTCAAGGGCGAGTTCGTTCCCACCGACAAGGACATGATGGAGAAACTGTTCAAGGCCGGTTTTGACATGCTGCTTGAATGCGGTATCTTCTGTACCGATACAAGCCGTGTAGTAAAATACACCGAGGACGAGATCTGGGACGCTATCAACAATGTCCAGAAGGAGTTCGTGCTGGGTACTGGCAGGGATGCTGTAAACGTCCGCAAGAGAAAGGTCGGCGATAAGCGCAAGCCCATAATTCAGGGCGGTCCGACAGGTTCCCCAATATCAGAAGACATGTTCATGCCGGTTCACATGAGCTACGCACTTGAGAAGGAAGTAGACACCATTGTCAACGGTGTAATGATGACAGTGCGCGGAAAACCGACAATACCCAAGAGCCCCTACGAGATCCTTGCAGCCAAGACCGAGACAAGGCTTATCAAAACCGCAGCAGCAATGGCCGGCAGACCTGGCATGGGTATATAG
- a CDS encoding TPR repeat-containing protein produces the protein MSFLRKIYDDSMEKKKVKDIEKDAVKAYSKGHVSLRLGYYQEAIDSYSKAEELWNKLGDFFSAQGMNEEASKAYIQAIETWFDKSFVLYKVGKSEEALELIDKTLERQSNNPEIFCSKALLLFEKEMYEDALKCLDNALSLNIEDPGAWCYKGNTLCKLGRHNEALEAYDKSIELSNPLAFQFPRFAWISRSPSSQIKSDSAQAWYCKGAALFELKRYDEAQEALENSLKIEPGFEGAKELRMLCSKKA, from the coding sequence ATGAGCTTCCTGCGCAAGATCTATGATGATTCCATGGAGAAAAAAAAGGTTAAGGATATCGAGAAAGACGCCGTCAAAGCCTATAGCAAAGGTCATGTCTCTCTCAGGTTGGGATACTACCAAGAAGCCATTGATTCTTACAGCAAGGCTGAGGAACTGTGGAATAAGCTGGGAGATTTTTTTTCTGCACAGGGAATGAATGAAGAAGCTTCAAAAGCATATATACAGGCAATTGAGACATGGTTTGACAAAAGTTTTGTACTTTATAAGGTCGGCAAAAGTGAAGAGGCATTGGAACTTATAGATAAGACTCTTGAAAGACAATCAAATAACCCTGAGATATTTTGCAGTAAAGCTTTGCTTCTTTTTGAAAAGGAGATGTATGAAGATGCTCTTAAGTGTCTTGATAATGCGTTGAGCCTGAATATTGAAGACCCTGGTGCCTGGTGTTACAAAGGTAATACTCTGTGCAAACTTGGCAGGCACAATGAGGCACTGGAAGCATACGACAAATCCATAGAATTATCAAATCCCCTTGCATTCCAGTTTCCTCGTTTTGCATGGATATCAAGGAGCCCTTCCTCACAGATTAAATCCGATTCTGCACAGGCATGGTATTGCAAGGGTGCTGCACTCTTTGAGCTTAAAAGATATGATGAGGCTCAGGAGGCACTGGAAAACTCGCTCAAGATCGAACCCGGGTTTGAGGGTGCAAAGGAGTTAAGAATGCTTTGTTCCAAAAAAGCATAA